A genomic segment from Lignipirellula cremea encodes:
- a CDS encoding sulfatase family protein, producing the protein MPGRLSLSLPGRFRGAGCSLALAALALGVGLMPAGLASAADRPNIVLIFVDDLGYADIGPFGSKTNATPHLDRMAKEGRRLTSFYAAPVCSPSRASLMTGCYPKRVLPIPHVLFPSSAVGLDPSEKTLAEVLKDEGYATACIGKWHLGDQPEMLPTRQGFDYYFGLPYSNDMGPPEDGAKSNPGRPAPQSRPNGPLGEVGITGLSQPPLPLLENETVVARVKAGEQAELTEQYTEKAVKFIHDHQKGPFFLYFPHTAVHFPLYPSAKFVNQSKGGGLLGDWTQEVDGSVGRVLDTLRELKLEENTLVIFTSDNGGSLRNGSNNTPLRGTKGDTFEGGIRVPTIVWWPGRIPAGTETAGIATTMDVLPTCTALAGGKLPSRKIDGVDLGAWLTGKEGAASPRDTFLYYRGLDLRCVRQGPWKLILKSGALYNLDDDIGETQNVAAEHPEQVKQLQALADASDADLGQTDLGPGCRELGRVKNPQPLISADGVIRPGFEPQR; encoded by the coding sequence ATGCCAGGCCGCCTTTCTCTTTCTCTTCCCGGACGATTCCGCGGGGCCGGGTGCTCCCTGGCTCTGGCCGCCCTGGCGCTGGGCGTGGGGCTGATGCCGGCCGGGCTGGCGTCGGCTGCTGATCGGCCGAACATTGTGTTGATCTTTGTCGACGACCTGGGCTACGCCGATATCGGTCCGTTTGGCTCAAAGACGAACGCGACGCCGCACCTGGACCGGATGGCCAAAGAGGGACGCCGCCTGACCAGCTTTTACGCCGCTCCGGTTTGCTCCCCTTCCCGGGCCTCGTTGATGACGGGCTGTTATCCCAAGCGGGTGCTGCCGATCCCGCATGTGCTCTTCCCCAGTTCGGCCGTCGGGCTGGATCCGTCGGAGAAGACGCTCGCCGAAGTCCTGAAGGACGAAGGCTACGCTACAGCTTGTATCGGCAAGTGGCACCTGGGCGACCAGCCGGAAATGCTGCCCACGCGGCAAGGCTTTGACTACTACTTCGGCCTGCCGTATTCCAACGATATGGGCCCGCCGGAGGACGGCGCCAAGAGCAACCCGGGCCGTCCCGCTCCCCAGAGTCGCCCCAACGGACCGCTGGGAGAAGTCGGTATCACGGGGCTGTCGCAGCCGCCGTTGCCGCTGCTGGAGAATGAAACGGTCGTCGCCCGGGTGAAAGCGGGCGAACAGGCCGAGTTGACGGAACAGTACACCGAGAAGGCCGTCAAGTTTATCCACGACCATCAGAAGGGGCCGTTCTTTCTGTACTTCCCACATACGGCCGTCCACTTTCCCCTTTATCCGAGCGCCAAATTCGTCAACCAGAGCAAAGGCGGCGGGCTGCTGGGCGACTGGACGCAGGAAGTCGACGGGAGCGTCGGCCGGGTGCTGGATACGCTGCGCGAGCTGAAACTGGAAGAGAACACGCTGGTGATTTTCACCTCGGATAACGGCGGTTCCCTCCGCAATGGATCGAACAACACGCCCTTGCGGGGCACCAAAGGGGATACGTTTGAAGGCGGCATTCGCGTGCCGACGATCGTCTGGTGGCCGGGCCGCATTCCGGCCGGAACCGAGACGGCCGGGATCGCCACGACCATGGACGTGCTGCCCACCTGCACTGCTTTGGCCGGCGGGAAACTGCCGAGCCGGAAGATCGACGGCGTGGATCTGGGCGCATGGTTGACGGGCAAGGAAGGCGCGGCTTCGCCGCGGGACACGTTCCTGTATTATCGCGGTCTGGATTTGCGTTGCGTGCGACAAGGACCCTGGAAGCTGATCCTCAAGTCGGGCGCCCTGTATAATCTGGACGACGACATCGGCGAAACGCAGAACGTCGCCGCGGAGCACCCCGAGCAGGTGAAGCAGCTGCAGGCTTTGGCCGACGCCAGCGACGCCGATCTGGGCCAGACGGACCTTGGTCCCGGCTGTCGCGAGTTAGGCCGCGTCAAGAACCCCCAGCCGCTGATCTCCGCCGACGGCGTGATCCGCCCCGGGTTCGAGCCGCAGCGGTAG
- a CDS encoding nicotinate phosphoribosyltransferase — protein MGNPVYRTSLALLTDLYQLTMAYGYHRTGAAEQEAVFHLTFRKSPFGGEYALACGLATAIDWLEDFHFAADDLEYLATLTGSDDKPLFDDHFLAMLGVLELACDIDAVPEGTVVFPHEPLIRVQGPLVHCQLLETALLNILNFQTLIATKAARVCHEAQGDPVLEFGLRRAQGIDGGLSASRAAFAGGCAATSNLLAGKLYDIPVKGTHAHSWVMTFDSELEAFAAYAGALPNNCVFLVDTYNTVDGVRHAIEIGLLLRKQGAEMVGVRLDSGDLAELSIQARKLLDEGGFPEARIVASNDLNEQLIRDLKQQGAQINVWGVGTQLATAYDQPALGGVYKLAAIREPGEDWRYKVKLSEQAIKISNPGVQQVRRYLKDGKFLGDSIYDEPTGIAEPPSILLGEPLPRTVTFDAADDSTDLLVPIFRQGKRVYHPPRLTEVRERARQQLAGLSPAVTRLFNPAPYPVGLERSLYELKASLVAAAREGQV, from the coding sequence ATGGGGAATCCTGTTTACCGCACCTCGCTTGCGTTGCTGACCGATCTGTATCAATTGACCATGGCCTATGGTTACCATCGGACGGGGGCCGCCGAGCAGGAGGCCGTGTTTCATCTGACCTTTCGCAAGTCGCCCTTTGGCGGCGAGTACGCACTGGCCTGCGGGCTGGCGACCGCGATCGACTGGCTGGAGGACTTCCACTTTGCGGCGGACGACCTGGAATACCTGGCGACGCTCACCGGCTCTGACGACAAGCCGTTGTTCGACGACCACTTTCTGGCGATGCTGGGCGTGCTGGAGCTGGCTTGCGATATCGACGCCGTGCCGGAAGGGACGGTCGTCTTTCCACATGAACCGCTGATCCGGGTGCAGGGGCCGCTGGTGCATTGCCAGCTGCTGGAAACGGCTCTGCTGAACATCCTCAACTTTCAAACGCTCATCGCCACCAAGGCGGCCCGCGTCTGCCATGAAGCGCAAGGCGACCCCGTGCTGGAGTTCGGCCTCCGCCGGGCCCAGGGGATTGATGGCGGACTGTCGGCCAGCCGGGCCGCTTTTGCGGGCGGCTGTGCGGCCACCTCGAACCTGCTGGCCGGCAAGCTGTATGACATTCCGGTGAAGGGGACGCATGCCCATAGCTGGGTGATGACGTTCGACAGCGAGCTGGAAGCTTTTGCGGCTTACGCCGGGGCGTTGCCGAACAACTGCGTGTTTCTGGTCGACACTTATAATACGGTCGACGGCGTGCGGCATGCGATCGAAATCGGCCTGCTCTTGCGCAAGCAGGGCGCCGAGATGGTCGGCGTGCGGCTGGATTCGGGCGACCTGGCCGAGCTGAGCATCCAAGCCCGAAAACTGCTGGACGAGGGCGGTTTTCCCGAAGCCCGGATCGTGGCCAGCAACGACCTGAACGAGCAGCTGATCCGCGATCTGAAACAGCAGGGCGCGCAGATCAATGTCTGGGGAGTCGGCACGCAGCTGGCCACGGCGTACGACCAGCCGGCCCTGGGCGGCGTCTATAAGCTGGCCGCCATCCGCGAACCGGGCGAAGACTGGCGCTACAAGGTCAAGCTGTCCGAGCAGGCGATCAAAATTTCCAACCCGGGCGTACAGCAGGTCCGTCGGTATCTCAAAGACGGAAAGTTCCTGGGCGATTCCATCTATGACGAACCGACCGGCATTGCCGAGCCGCCATCCATTTTGCTGGGCGAACCGCTGCCCCGCACGGTGACTTTTGATGCAGCCGACGACTCGACCGATCTGCTTGTCCCCATTTTTCGGCAAGGGAAACGGGTGTATCATCCGCCCCGGCTGACGGAAGTGCGAGAGCGGGCCCGGCAGCAGTTGGCCGGCTTGAGCCCGGCCGTTACGCGACTGTTTAACCCGGCCCCGTATCCGGTTGGACTCGAGCGTTCGCTGTATGAACTTAAAGCCAGTCTGGTCGCCGCCGCACGGGAGGGGCAAGTATGA